Proteins encoded in a region of the Planococcus citri chromosome 1, ihPlaCitr1.1, whole genome shotgun sequence genome:
- the Crag gene encoding C-myc promoter-binding protein isoform X2 codes for MDERQIADYFVVAGLPESESDRAEEDSVGNYLKQSYDPITDLAVIFPTQGETIPPGFTVIKNTPTGIIADLNHGSLRSPEVFLCFRRGKDKPPLVDIGIMYEGKERILPDSEILLETPTGRCANVNNSSAKTFVTYRRAQPTMPCNALVVTDICVINVSKGEVPPHAFCIINKNLNKGIVGSEIYLCYKKSMNQAPAITYKPAILSRYPITDKKSFPLPQSVPLFCLPMGATLEVWPFNAQQPAPVFSTFVLTVSDAAQKVYGSALTFYEEYPEEKVNEKLKQRLCSNFDNKWDASDDNQVSFHVIKCICLLSHWPFFDAFERFLNFLYQMSREASCSVPIERYILHFMGNVPFPSIQRPRILVQLSPIERLILTQPEDLPLPRSGAGFHQMLMNLGPDNCLLLLLCALTEQKLLIHSLRPDVLTAVAEAVSMIIFPFKWQCPYIPLCPLSLAEVLHAPVPFLIGVDSRFFDLYDPPPDVNCVDLDTNNITVCEKKRYLTSKLLPKKAARNLRNSLELTYQKLHSFLQMLQLNANNKDLNIDKDFQLKRKEQSLELEIQEAFLKFMVHILKGYRSYLMPLTKAPTIGATDTNSLFDLQSFLRSRDRSYQKFYSMITHTQMFIRFIEERSFVSDLEAGLAFFDECIEKGELDESDVHLLELDESHQSERTVFVSPPENNLPINSVQMPNYTYQNGFALNSIYFCQKGIRNYLEVTGMSAVPGSPLARRTKYEVKSAQKLARKYFTSPDLWAKCLLGTCYSLWFIHLPSYVIFTEHKVSSTLRLAYDLLARIQKTGLQPTDEVCYRVMMQLCGAYNQPMLAVKLLFLMKRSGVQPNAITYGFYNRAVLESKWPSDMSNSSQLLWNKLRNVIHATALLKKMGQEAGKRRSSMQAEEISLNDGLPLINENCVYETSKNINMIFGSGSQSDIGYKSSSGELNNESTEVTETDSSVSEQISKTEYSESTNEPSGFSENEDDSLFEGGSIRRSSTITSRDIATFNRFCSRMGSIVKTTGPFRNQGSTINQQQYESSAGLLMTGGVTISNFSENDVKPSILEKNASVYSSPPRIRSNARTKRTRSGSCSESGVSLSPRATRHYPNYYGNQNSNNKPTSHETPDCYQLLTRSESFANDAQILKNLQEIKTQKANFANNDVMNGKFENHSRPGANSSASNYSLNKQPIARKNSLHKLKEYPKCESQNSSAETLPSSGTGSMDDLMVNCNTFVKRPTTNKILMSLSGVGRLNSKIPSEPPFRKTSVCSLEEIRRKEESESLNRVCSSPSLKSPVRTPVTENDPLGALSNEKEIEDTCGVQKLPNLETVRSVSSEIVLDRTGTPILFDRRQEKWDATRKTSHHHSTGSGIDRTSDEDDDSRLKELNDSADEKIISRASTLPADVRESAEQGSPFKTGLGNLSSNFKLPFSPSSLTSKKTNELIMGGLSKLQSAASTMTKKIDEIKEAISTNATPSKDGQYLEDENETLNVHNGVASLGGEETPVKRKISSEFSPSSVTMQLDSWGANLKELFSDGSRKGSTSNLQPLGENSPTSSQQSLALLNERLYPKIIRDNRIPVAVELIMTTCSKCHQCASLIYDEEIMAGWLPEDSNLNTKCPFCDKATVPFLYVSVLDYRSSSEISSRFTSQESVSSSLERVRRKSSFNKLNTSVNSIGGSRASVDMSATEEDIKSKNVHTLEPIVVPYLNPLVLRKELESILNTEGDTSLTRSSFVDEHPIIYWNMVWVFERIAASSHVTGLCLHANSVIGTRDESTFHPSWAECDHRHVLVRTLWDNPILYEEVGYPMYVLWNKNDKESDLLSALLTDNTTIPRSLMERVISSIQYCDLADPIRRVAAERLKLKSHGINHNYSLYRDILFLAFVALGRENIDQSAFDREYQSALESLTPVERDSKMYLRCDNPNLNTPVYFRHYFKELEL; via the exons ATGGACGAGCGACAGATAGCAGACTATTTTGTGGTAGCTGGGCTCCCAGAGTCCGAGTCGGATCGTGCTGAAGAGGATTCCGTCGGAAATTATTTGAAGCAGAGTTATGATCCGATAACGGACTTAGCTGTAATATTTCCCACTCAGGGTGAAACGATTCCTCCTGGATTTACTGTGataaaaaatacaccaacag GTATCATAGCTGATTTAAATCATGGCAGTTTGCGTAGTCCTGAAGTATTCTTATGCTTCAGAAGAGGAAAAGATAAACCACCGCTCGTCGATATCGG CATTATGTACGAGGGAAAGGAGCGAATTCTGCCCGATTcggaaattttattggaaacaCCGACTGGACGATGCGCCAATGTTAATAACTCATCGGCTAAAACATTCGTTACGTATCGACGTGCTCAACCTACTATGCCATGCAATGCGTTGGTCGTCACCGATATCTGTGTAATAAATGTTAGCAAAGGAGAAGTTCCACCTCATGCATTTTGCATAATTAATAAGAATTTGAATAAAGGAATC GTTGGTTCGGAGATTTACCTTTGTTATAAAAAGTCGATGAATCAGGCTCCAGCAATTACGTATAAACCAG CAATATTATCCAGATACCCAATAACGGATAAGAAAAGTTTCCCTTTACCGCAATCTGTACCTTTATTTTGTTTACCTATGGGAGCTACTTTGGAAGTATGGCCTTTCAATGCTCAGCAACCAGCGCCGGTTTTTTCTACGTTTGTGCTCACTGTTAGCGACGCTGCGCAAAAG GTGTATGGCTCAGCGTTGACATTCTACGAAGAGTATCCCGAAGAAAAAGTGAACGAAAAACTTAAACAAAGGctgtgttcaaattttgataataagtGGGATGCTTCTGATGATAACCAAGTTTCATTTCACGTTATTAAGTGTATTTGTTTGCTCTCGCATTGGCCTTTTTTCGACgcttttgaaagatttttaaatttcttatatCAAATGTCTCGAGAGGCTTCGTGCAGTGTTCCAATCGAAAG aTATATATTACATTTCATGGGAAATGTGCCGTTTCCGTCGATTCAGCGACCTAGAATATTAGTTCAGCTTTCACCGATAGAAAGACTGATTTTAACACAGCCAGAAGATTTACCTCTTCCAAGAAG CGGAGCTGGTTTCCATCAAATGCTCATGAACTTAGGCCCGGATAATTGTTTATTGTTATTGTTATGCGCATTAAccgaacaaaaattgttaattCATTCCTTGAGGCCGGATGTATTAACTGCTGTGGCAGAAGCTGTATCGATG ATTATTTTCCCGTTTAAATGGCAGTGCCCTTATATACCATTATGTCCTTTAAGTTTAGCCGAAGTGTTACACGCACCTGTGCCGTTTTTAATCGGCGTCGATTCGAGGTTTTTCGATTTATATGATCCGCCTCCTGATGTGAATTGCGTTGATTTGGATACCAATAATATCACCGT gTGTGAGAAAAAACGATATTTAACGTCCAAGTTGTTACCTAAAAAAGCTGCCAGGAATCTACGTAATAGTTTAGAGCTAAcgtatcaaaaattacattctttTCTACAAATGCTACAGCTAAATGCGAACAATAAAGATTTGAACATCGATAaagattttcaattgaaaagaaaagag CAAAGTTTGGAGCTTGAAATTCAagaagcatttttaaaattcatggtACACATATTGAAAGGTTACAGATCTTATTTAATGCCTTTAACTAAAGCTCCAACTATCGGAGCAACGGATACAAATTCGCTGTTCGATTTGCAAA gTTTTTTAAGATCTCGCGATAGATCGTATCAGAAATTCTACTCGATGATTACGCATACCCAGATGTTTATCAGATTCATCGAAGAACGTTCGTTTGTATCTGATTTAGAAGCTGGATTGGCTTTCTTTGACGAATGTATTGAAAAA GGTGAGCTAGATGAAAGCGATGTACATCTTTTAGAGTTGGATGAATCACATCAGAGTGAAAGAACGGTGTTTGTTTCCCCTCCTGAGAATAATCTTCCCATTAATTCCGTTCAAATGCCGAATTATACATATCAG AATGGTTTCGCCTTGAATTCGATTTACTTCTGTCAAAAGGGAATCCGAAATTATTTAGAAGTTACTGGCATGTCAGCTGTGCCAGGAAGTCCGTTAGCTAGGAGAACTAAATACGAAGTGAAAAGTGCCCAGAAATTAGCTCGTAAATATTTTACTTCACCCGATCTATGGGCCAAGTGCCTTTTAGGAACTTGTTATAG TTTATGGTTTATTCACTTACCAAGTTACGTAATATTTACCGAACATAAAGTTTCATCCACTTTACGATTAGCTTACGATTTACTCGCCAGAATACAGAAGACAGGTCTTCAACCTACCGATGAA GTTTGTTATCGAGTTATGATGCAGCTGTGCGGTGCTTATAATCAACCAATGTTGGCGgtgaaattgttatttttaatgaaacgtAGTGGCGTTCAACCTAATGCTATTACGTACGGGTTCTATAATCGAGCTGTGCTCGAATCTAAATGGCCTTCCGATATGAGTAATTCCAGTCAACTCTTGTGGAATAAACTAAG AAATGTCATACATGCTACTGCATTGCTGAAGAAAATGGGCCAAGAAGCTGGTAAACGTAGATCATCTATGCAAGCCGAAGAAATTTCGTTGAACGACGGTTTACCCTTGATTAATGAAAATTGCGTTTAcgaaacatcgaaaaatatcaacatGATATTCGGTAGTG GAAGCCAAAGCGATATCGGCTATAAAAGCTCTTCCGGTGAGTTGAACAACGAAAGTACCGAAGTAACCGAAACTGATTCATCGGTAAGCGaacaaatttctaaaactgaGTATTCCGAAAGCACTAACGAACCGTCGGGATTCTCTGAAAATGAAGACGATTCGTTGTTCGAAG GTGGTAGTATTAGACGATCTAGTACCATCACATCCAGAGATATAGCAACGTTCAATCGGTTCTGTTCGAGAATGGGTAGTATCGTGAAAACAACCGGACCGTTTCGTAACCAAGGTTCTACCATCAATCAGCAGCAAT ACGAAAGTAGCGCTGGTTTATTAATGACTGGCGGAGTTactatttcgaatttttctgaaaatgatgtaaaacCCTCGATATTGGAGAAAAACGCTTCTGTGTACAGTTCGCCTCCGAGAATACGATCTAATGCCAG aacgaAACGTACCAGAAGTGGTTCTTGTTCGGAATCCGGAGTAAGCTTATCACCCAGAGCAACCAGACACTACCCCAATTATTACGGTAACCAGAACAGCAATAATAAACCTACTTCGCATGAGACCCCGGACTGTTATCAATTATTAACGAG ATCTGAAAGCTTTGCCAACGATGCTCAAATATTGAAGAATCttcaagaaataaaaacacagaaaGCTAATTTCGCTAATAACGATGTGATGaatggaaaattcgaaaatcattCTCGTCCCGGTGCGAATTCATCTGCGTCGAATTATTCGTTGAATAAACAGCCTATCGCGAGGAAGAACAGTTTGCATAAATTGAAAGAATATCCGAAATGTGAAAGCCAAAATTCGTCGGCTGAAACGCTTCCTAGTTCTGGAACAG GAAGCATGGACGACTTGATGGTGAACTGTAACACGTTCGTTAAAAGACCGACGACCAATAAAATCCTTATGTCGCTTAGCGGCGTTGGACGACTAAACAGCAAAATTCCATCCGAGCCACCATTCAGAAAAACCTCGGTTTGCTCTTTAGAAGAAATACGTCGTAAAGAGGAGAGCGAATCTTTGAATCGAGTCTGCAGTTCGCCTTCGTTGAAAAGCCCCGTTCGTACGCCAGTCACCGAAAACGATCCGCTCGGCGCTCTGAGCAACGAGAAAGAAATCGAAGACACGTGCGGAGTTCAAAAGTTACCAAATTTAGAAACCGTACGAAGCGTATCGTCTGAAATCGTACTAGATCGCACCGGCACGCCTATATTATTCGATCGAAGGCAAGAAAAATGGGATGCTACGAGGAAGACTAGTCATCATCATTCGACAGGCAGTGGAATCGATCGCACGtccgacgaagacgacgattcCAGGTTGAAAGAACTCAACGATTCGGCCGACGAGAAAATCATATCGCGAGCTTCTACGTTACCAGCCGATGTGCGCGAAAGCGCCGAACAAGGCAGTCCTTTTAAAACAGGACTTGGTAATCTGAGTTCGAATTTCAAGCTTcctttcag TCCGAGCAGCTTAACGAGTAAGAAGACGAATGAATTGATCATGGGTGGATTGAGCAAGTTACAAAGTGCTGCTTCGACGATgacgaaaaaaatcgacgaaataAAAGAGGCTATTTCTACGAATGCTACACCATCGAAAGATGG GCAATATttagaagatgaaaatgaaacgttGAACGTTCATAATGGTGTTGCTAGTCTTGGTGGAGAAGAAACGCCAGTCAAGAGAAAAATATCTAGCGAATTTTCTCCCTCCTCTGTTACAATGCAGCTAGACTCCTGGGGAGCTAATTTAAAAGAATTATTTAGCGATGGTAGCAGAAAAGGAAGCACATCGAATTTGCAACCTTTAG GAGAGAACTCGCCGACATCGTCGCAACAATCGTTGGCACTATTAAACGAACGATTATATCCGAAAATTATTCGCGATAATCGTATCCCGGTTGCTGTTGAGCTTATCATGACTACGTGCTCAAAATGCCACCAATGTGCTTCACTTATATACGACGAAGAAATCATGGCTGGATGGTTACCAGAAGACTCTAATCTTAATACTAA GTGTCCGTTCTGTGATAAAGCAACCGTAccatttttatatgtatctgTACTCGATTATCGTAGTAGTTCGGAAATATCTTCTCGGTTTACCAGCCAAGAAAGCGTGTCGTCTTCGCTGGAAAGAGTTCGTAGGAAAAGCTCGTTCAATAAATTGAACACATCGGTCAATTCGATTGGCGGTAGTCGTGCTTCCGTCGATATGTCCGCCACCGAAGAAgatatcaaatcaaaaaacgttCATACCCTGGAACCGATCGTTGTACCTTATTTAAATCCGTTGGTTTTACGTAAAGAACTCGAGTCCATTTTGAATACCGAAGGCGATACGTCACTGACTCGGTCTTCTTTCGTCGACGAACATCCCATTATTTATTGGAATATG GTGTGGGTATTCGAACGAATCGCTGCATCGTCACATGTAACCGGTTTATGTCTGCATGCGAATTCGGTCATCGGAACTCGAGATGAGTCCACGTTTCATCCTTCATGGGCTGAATGTGACCATAGACATGTGCTCGTCAGAACGTTATGGGATAATCCAATTTTATACGAGGag GTCGGCTATCCGATGTACGTTTTATGGAATAAGAACGATAAAGAAAGCGACCTGTTGAGCGCTTTGCTCACAGATAACACAACCATACCCAGAAG TTTAATGGAACGTGTCATATCGAGTATCCAATATTGCGACTTGGCTGATCCAATAAGACGTGTAGCTGCCGAAAGATTGAAACTGAAAAGCCACGGCATCAATCACAATTATTCGCTTTACAGAGATATTCTATTTTTAGCCTTTGTTGCTTTAGGAAGAGAAAATATCGATCAAA GTGCTTTCGATAGAGAATATCAATCAGCTTTGGAGAGTTTAACGCCGGTGGAACGCGACTCGAAAATGTATCTACGTTGTGACAATCCTAACTTGAATACACCCGTATATTTCAGACATTATTTTAAAGAATTAGAATTATAA